In Oreochromis niloticus isolate F11D_XX linkage group LG18, O_niloticus_UMD_NMBU, whole genome shotgun sequence, one genomic interval encodes:
- the LOC100708980 gene encoding transcription factor BTF3 homolog 4 — MNQEKLAKLQAQVRIGGKGTARRKKKVVHKTATADDKKLQGSLKKLAVNNIAGIEEVNMIKDDGTVIHFNNPKVQASLSANTFAITGHGETKQLTEMLPGILSQLGADSLSSLRKLAEQFPRQSMDMKAVKEENAEEDDDDVPDLVENFDEASKNEAN; from the exons ATGAATCAAGAGAAGCTCGCTAAACTTCAGGCTCAGGTCCGGATAGGTGGAAAG gGAACGGCCCGCAGGAAGAAAAAGGTTGTTCACAAAACTGCAACAGCTGACGACAAAAAGCTGCAGGGCTCTCTGAAGAAACTGGCAGTGAACAACATCGCAGGGATAGAAGAG GTGAATATGATAAAAGATGACGGGACGGTGATTCACTTCAACAATCCCAAAGTTCAGGCGTCTCTGTCTGCCAACACCTTCGCCATCACGGGCcacggagagaccaaacagctgACAGAGATGCTGCCCGGCATCCTGAGCCAGCTGGGAGCCGACAGCCTCAGCAGCCTGCGCAAGCTGGCTGAGCAGTTCCCACGGCAAT cAATGGACATGAAAGCGGTCAAGGAGGAAAACGCAGAAGAGGATGATGACGATGTCCCAG ATCTTGTGGAGAATTTTGATGAAGCCTCAAAGAATGAAGCAAACTGa